Proteins encoded together in one Ipomoea triloba cultivar NCNSP0323 chromosome 4, ASM357664v1 window:
- the LOC116016401 gene encoding myb-like protein X has translation MSRCFPFPPPGYENKARSEDADLLKEEKRKEKKHKKEKKDKEKGEGKEKREKDRSDGKHREKKDKKDKHKEKDKDKKEKNRDKKRDKDKSKDKDKKSISEEAKAAGQPGTSSTETDKKNEHFKNINSEEKKNNVQLQVQHGQKAIHGSGPDGETEESKFVQELGRRIRDEENGKGIQLAGRFSAEWKRDERMDRVGVKVGSSLAEDKGTNMERSIDNKKMDVQATRNIDNKKMDVQATRNESRFSGNAIAPSIIGASKNKIEGMPRVGVKDSGNFTENKETHVEKSLDNRKMDVHAIRNESKFSGNLAVPNITGFSKSKVEGMGRPLEENNERKEEKEKTKERGDGKLGNKNKDKNGDKKRHKKDKGQEKEKKKEKSKEKSKEKSEHKGIEKDRLQDINKNEFSAVSSNKAPALSRDTNAGTAFDVNLKKRKLVTNGSLSENETRPVKMPRPASHEPIQNGNKVETLQVPLLTSNRQEGASELKVVNKEHRINGAIHGLPLSVPRPKPLLSTTGSGQIPETSKKPTQADQITEAFRKTPHTDQIAEVSRKPRANPIAEASKKPPHTDLIIEAAKKAPHPDSKYLSQILTVPKMEEWIESDDNEWLFGSKNPSDRKPGVGSNGVNEELQVWSEARYIESTDVYALPYVIPY, from the exons ATGTCTCGCTGCTTTCCATTTCCACCACCGGGATATGAAAACAAGGCTAGATCAGAAGATGCAGACTTGCTAAAAGAG GAAAAAcgcaaagaaaaaaaacataaaaaggagaagaaagacAAAGAGAAGGGAGAAGGTaaagagaaaagggagaaaGATAGAAGTGATGGGAAACATAGAgaaaagaaagacaaaaaaGATAAACACAAGGAGAAGGACAAGGACAAGAAGGAAAAGAATAGGGACAAGAAAAGGGACAAAGATAAAAGCAAAGATAAAGATAAGAAAAGCATTTCCGAGGAAGCGAAAGCTGCTGGGCAACCTGGTACTTCTAGTACAGAAACTGATAagaaaaatgaacattttaagAACATCAATTCtgaggaaaagaaaaacaatgttCAGTTACAAGTCCAGCATGGACAGAAGGCAATTCATGGTAGTGGTCCTGATGGAGAGACAGAGGAATCAAAATTTGTGCAGGAGTTGGGTAGGAGGATCAGAGATgaagagaatggaaaagggaTCCAGTTGGCAGGAAGATTCTCTGCCGAGTGGAAGAGGGATGAAAGGATGGACAGGGTTGGGGTCAAGGTTGGTAGTAGTTTGGCTGAAGACAAGGGAACTAACATGGAGAGGAGTATTGATAACAAGAAGATGGATGTGCAGGCTACCAGGAATATTGATAACAAGAAGATGGATGTGCAGGCTACCAGGAATGAATCTAGATTTAGTGGTAATGCAATTGCCCCTAGCATCATTGGGGCCagcaaaaacaaaattgaaggaATGCCTAGGGTTGGGGTCAAGGATTCTGGGAATTTTACCGAAAATAAGGAGACACATGTTGAGAAGAGCCTTGATAATAGGAAGATGGATGTACATGCAATCAGGAATGAATCAAAATTTAGTGGAAATTTGGCTGTCCCTAACATCACAGGGTTCAGCAAAAGTAAAGTTGAAGGAATGGGCAGACCACTGGAAGAGAATAAtgaaaggaaagaagaaaaagagaaaactaAAGAAAGAGGTGATGGAAAACTGGGAAATAAGAACAAGGATAAAAATGGAGATAAGAAAAGGCACAAGAAGGATAAAGGCcaggaaaaggagaagaaaaaggagaaatCAAAGGAGAAATCAAAGGAGAAAAGTGAACACAAGGGAATTGAGAAAGATAGATTACAGGACATCAACAAAAATGAATTCTCTGCAGTTAGCAGTAATAAAGCTCCAGCACTTTCAAGGGACACCAATGCTGGTACTGCTTTTGATGTAAATCTCAAAAAGAGAAAACTTGTGACAAATGGTTCTCTTTCTG AGAATGAAACTAGGCCTGTTAAAATGCCTAGGCCTGCTTCTCATGAGCCAATACAGAATGGAAATAAAGTTGAAACTCTCCAAGTACCCCTCCTTACATCAAATAGGCAAGAAGGTGCTTCTGAGCTTAAGGTGGTTAATAAGGAGCACAGGATTAATGGAGCAATACATGGTCTGCCATTGTCTGTTCCTAGACCAAAGCCTTTGCTGTCAACTACTGGTTCTGGTCAAATTCCTGAAACATCTAAGAAGCCTACTCAGGCTGATCAAATCACCGAAGCATTTAGAAAAACCCCTCATACTGATCAAATTGCCGAGGTGTCTAGGAAACCCCGTGCTAATCCAATTGCTGAAGCATCGAAGAAACCTCCTCATACTGATCTAATTATTGAAGCAGCTAAGAAAGCCCCCCATCCAGATTCCAAGTATTTGAGCCAGATACTCACCGTTCCCAAAATGGAAGAGTGGATTGAAAGTGACGACAATGAATGGTTGTTTGGAAGCAAAAATCCTTCGGATAGGAAGCCAGGGGTGGGTTCCAATGGGGTCAATGAGGAACTACAGGTATGGTCTGAAGCTCGGTATATAGAATCTACAGATGTTTATGCTCTGCCATATGTTATTCCTTATTGA
- the LOC116015337 gene encoding glycine-rich RNA-binding protein 4, mitochondrial-like, which yields MAFCNKLGSLVRRSVSTNNASTAQVPMASMFNALRCMSTKLFIGGLSYGTDDCSLKEAFSSFGEVVEARVITDRDSGRSRGFGFVNFTEAESANEALSAMDGQQLQGRNIRVSYAQERSGSGPREGGFGGSRSGPRDGGFGGGRYGRNSEEY from the exons ATGGCTTTCTGCAATAAACTTGGGAGTCTGGTTAGGCGAAGTGTTTCTACTAACAATGCATCAACTGCTCAAGTTCCAATGGCTTCCATGTTTAATGCTTTGCGCTGCATGTCCACAAAGCTTTTCATTGGTG GCCTTTCTTATGGTACGGATGACTGTTCCCTGAAGGAAGCATTCTCCAGCTTTGGTGAGGTTGTGGAAG CAAGAGTGATTACTGACAGAGATTCCGGGAGATCAAGAGGATTTGGGTTTGTGAATTTCACAGAGGCTGAATCGGCAAATGAGGCTCTCTCGGCTATGGATGGACAG CAACTGCAAGGAAGAAACATTCGGGTGTCTTACGCCCAAGAGAGGTCCGGGTCAGGTCCTCGTGAAGGGGGTTTTGGCGGGTCAAGGTCAGGTCCTCGTGATGGGGGTTTTGGCGGTGGAAGGTATGGGCGCAATTCTGAAGAATACTAA
- the LOC116015781 gene encoding uncharacterized protein LOC116015781 — protein sequence MEWPFLRKMLVALGFAYGWVKLIIECVTTISYNIMINGVNGGHVIPSRGLRHRDILSPYLFIIYVEGLSLLLQQAQYLGSIHGCRVARGALAISHLFFVDDSLLFFKANALEAGVIKQCFHTYECLSGQTVNFHKSNLLGVSKATNFGKYLGKEVLLKSVVQAMPTFSMSVFLLPDSLCKVLERVMNRFWWGSGGSTKRGIHWMAWDRLCIPKKFGSLGFKDLCAFNLAMLWKQGWRFLTKPQSLASRIYKARYFLNSSFIDATLGNRPSFCWRSIMASHTLIYSGVRCRIDNGTSNLVWGDPWLSGDPNPMVQSLMPPHLSGTTVAGLIDQIVQTYDVPLLHEIFLPTDIGRILRLPLSPTYEDSWFWYGDPKGCYSVIIFVTI from the exons ATGGAGTGGCCTTTTCTGAGGAAGATGTTGGTGGCGTTGGGCTTTGCATATGGGTGGGTTAAGTTAATCATAGAATGTGTTACCACAATATCTTATAACATTATGATTAATGGTGTGAATGGTGGACATGTTATCCCATCTAGAGGACTGAGGCATAGAGATATCCTTTCTCCTTACCTGTTTATTATCTATGTTGAGGGCCTCTCTCTTCTATTACAGCAGGCTCAATATTTGGGTTCCATTCATGGATGTCGAGTTGCTAGGGGTGCCCTAGCAatctcacatttattttttgtagaTGATAGCTTGCTTTTCTTTAAAGCCAATGCCCTGGAGGCTGGAGTGATTAAGCAGTGCTTTCATACTTATGAATGCTTATCTGGTCAAACTGTCAATTTTCATAAATCCAATCTGCTTGGCGTCTCTAAAGCAACgaattttggaaaatatttgg GTAAAGAGGTTCTTCTTAAGAGTGTAGTTCAGGCTATGCCCACTTTTTCTATGAGTGTCTTTTTGTTGCCTGACTCATTGTGTAAAGTATTAGAGCGTGTTATGAATCGATTTTGGTGGGGTTCAGGAGGATCTACTAAGAGGGGTATCCATTGGATGGCTTGGGATCGCTTGTGTATCCCGAAAAAGTTTGGTAGCCTGGGGTTCAAGGATCTCTGTGCGTTTAATCTAGCTATGTTGTGGAAACAAGGATGGAGATTTCTCACGAAGCCTCAGTCTCTTGCATCCCGTATTTATAAAGCACGGTATTTTCTTAATTCTTCTTTTATTGATGCTACATTGGGGAATCGTCCTAGTTTTTGTTGGAGGAGTATCATGGCCTCCCATACCCTTATCTATAGTGGGGTCAGATGTAGAATTGACAATGGGACCTCAAACTTGGTATGGGGTGATCCGTGGTTGTCGGGTGATCCTAACCCTATGGTCCAATCCTTAATGCCACCTCATCTTAGCGGCACCACAGTAGCTGGCTTGATTGACCAGATTGTTCAGACCTATGATGTTCCTTTACTTCATGAGATTTTCTTGCCCACTGATATTGGCCGCATCTTACGTTTGCCTCTAAGTCCCACTTATGAAGATTCATGGTTTTGGTATGGGGACCCTAAAGGCTGCTATTCTGTCATAATCTTTGTCACAATTTGA